GCTGGAAAAATGCCCCTTCGACTACGGACATCGCCTCAAGGTGGTTTGGCATGCGTTTTTGCGTCAGGAGCAGAAGTTCGCGGGTGTCGACGAACTGAAACGTCAGATCGCCAAGGACGTGGAGGAAGCGAAGGCGTTTTTCGGTAGGAGCGACCTTGGTCGCGAGGGAGGGGCAAGCTAAATCGCGACCAAGGTCGCTCCTACCAACTTATGTCTAAAAAGAAAAGACTCGACGAAATCGTCTTGGAGCGTGGGTTTGCGAGCTCTCGCAGCGAAGCGAAGGCTTTGATCATGACCGGTAAGGTACGGCTCGGCACGGAGCGACTCACCAAGGCCGGTACCAAGTACGAGGAGGACATCGAGATCGAAGTGGAAGCGGGCCAGCGATTCGTGGGAAGGGGAGGAGAGAAGCTGCTTGGGTGGATCGAGACTTTTGGCTTGGATTTTGAAGGCTGCCAGGTCTTGGACGTGGGCGCCTGCACGGGCGGTTTTACGGACTGCGCCCTGCAGCACGGAGCAGCCGGCGCCACTTGCGTGGATGTAGGGTACGGGCAACTACACATGAAGCTGCGCAACGACGAGCGGGTAACGAATCTCGAGAAGACGAACGCTCGCCATTTGACCGCCGAACTGTTGCCGCGTGCGGACTACGATCGCATGGTGATGGATCTCTCTTTCATTTCGCTCAAGACGGTCTTGCCCTGCGTATGGCCTTTCCTCAGGGAAGGTGGGATATTGGTGGCGCTGGTTAAGCCACAGTTTGAAGTGGGCAAGGCGATTGCCGACAAGTTCAAGGGAGTGATTCGCGATGAGAACGCTCGAGCGAAGGCGATGGAAGACGTGAAGCGGTTTGCTCTGGAGGAGCTTGGGGGCGCGGAATACGTGGGAGAGATGGTTTCGCCCATCAAGGGTGGCGACGGTAACGTGGAGTTCTTGTTGGGACTTCGAAAAGGGGTGGCCGAGGCCAGCTGAGCAGAGGGAGACTAGCCTGGCGAGCAATCAGCTTTAGCGGTTGAAAATCAGCAGCTTATTCCTTTGATGCAAATACAGCCCCTATGAATTCCATCAAGCAGCTAGGATTTGTGGTCAACGGCTCCAAATCGGGGTCGCAAGAGCTGGTGGATCGTTTGGCCGCCATCGCCAGCGAATTGGGAATTGAGTCGCGTCGCATAACGGGCTTTCCGGTCCCCCAGGGAAGCCTCAAGGGGGTTGACGCCTGCTGCGTGGTGGGCGGCGACGGTACCTTCCTCAGCGCGGCGGCGGAAGCGACCCTGCGGCAGATACCGGTTATCGGGGTCAATCGCGGCACGCTGGGCTTTCTCACCACTTATACTGCGGAGGAAATCGAGTCGCTTTTCCCCTCGGTCCTAGCTGGCGAGTTCAAGGTGCAAGGGCGTTCCCTATTGGAGTGCTCGGCCCATGGCGACCACCTGGACTTGGCTCTCAACGACGTGGTCATCAAGGCGGCGGATTCGAGCCGTATCATCCACATCAACGTCTTCGCCGACGACGAGTTCGTGACGACCTATGTTTGCGACGGACTCATTTTTGCAACCCCCACCGGATCGACAGCTTATACCTTGTCGGCCGGCGGGCCTTTGATGCATCCCGATTCCGAGGCGATTTCCTTGACGCCGATTTGCCCGCATACGCTGAGCAACCGCTCGATCATCTTTCCTAGCAACGTGAAGTTGCGCATCGAAAACGCGAAGCCCGGCCAGCGATTGCTGGTAGCCTTGGACGGTCAGCGTAACCTAAACATTTTGGAGGAAAGTTCGCTTGGCGTTTCCGTATCGGAGAAACGCCTACAAATCGCCCAGAAGCTCGACTATTCCCATTTCAACGTGGTTCGCCACAAGTTGAAGTGGAGCGGTGGATACGCGGGCGAAGCCTGATGGGATAAGACGCCGATGGCTGCTGTTTCGGACAAGCGTTTAGCCGAGTGGCTGGAACAGGTAGCGGATGGCTTGGATGCAGGGATGCAAGCGTCCAATGCGGTCGCTTTGGCGGAATCGCTTCCATCGGCGGCGAGCGAAAATTTGGAAGCCGCCTTTCGGAACGGAGACGGTTGGGGGGATTCGCTTGAGTATTCGCAGCTGCCCTTTTCCTTTGCAGAACTCTCGATCATGCGGGCTTCCGAATTGTCGGGACGGCTGCCTTCGGCGATGCGACGGATCGCGGCATCGCGCAGGGAAATGGGCAAGGTGAAGCGTAGAATGCTACTGGCTCTCGCTTATCCCGTCTTCATTCTGCATTTTGCTGCGGTCGCATTCGCTATCCCGTATTTGGTTAATGGCGACGCGGCTGCATTCCTGGTCGCTTCCGGAATGGTGGTGGTGCCCATTTGGTTAATTGCGCTCTTCATGTTTGCGGGGGCGAAGCTGTTCCCGGGCGCGGCGAAGGCGGTTTCGCGTTCCTTGCCGGTCTTCTCCCGCTACCGCCGCAACTGGGATGCGGGCACTTTGTGCGAGGTGTTGGCTTCGGGGTTCGCGGCGGGCATGGATGTGACCCGCTCTTGGGAAATCGCCGCCAATGGGGCAGATAGTCCGCGGCTTTATCGTTTGGCGAATTCAGTGGTGGAGAGCGTTTCCGCTGGTGGTAAGGCAAGCGAGGCCATCGCGGCGGCGGGCAAGCTGGCGCCCAAGGGATTCCTGCAGTTGTACAAAAGCGGAGAGGAAACGGGCAACTTGGAGGAAAACCTCGAAGCGGCTGCGAAACGCTACTTCACCGATGCAAAGAACCAGCTTTTCCTAGCGAGCATGCTGTATCCAAAGCTGCTACTCGTCGGGATTTTTGGATACGTTGGATATCGGATCGTGAGCTGGGTGAGCGACTACTTCGAGGAGCTTTCCAAGATCAACGTTTAGAGGGCCGCCTTGCGCTGCCTCGATTTGGGAGAGAACCAGCAAAGAGCTGATTTAAAGACATGCCCTAATTCCAGATCAGATCCTCTTCTTGGATGCGATTCGATGCCTTGCTTGTCGTTTGTTAGGTCTTGGTTAAGTGGCGTGTCCTGCTGGAACTCGCTTGTCTTCAAGCCGGATTGCAGGGCGAGCTGATGGATCGCGCACTGCATGTTCTTGGCCTGGCTGTGCAGTTCTTCCGCAGCGGTGGCGGTTTGCTCGGTCGAACTGGACGCTCCCAAGACCACTTGCTCTTGGGCCCGTACGGCGCTTTGGATTTCCAGGATAGCGGATAACTGGTTCTGGGAAGCTTGGTCGATTTTGGTGACGACGTCGTCGACCTCGCGCACCTTGCCGACGATGCGTTCCAAAACGGAGCCGACCTTGCCTGAGATGCTGGTTCCGTTGTGGGCCCGCTTGATGGAGTCCTCGATCTTTTGCGTGGTGTCGCGGGCAGCTTGGGCGGAGCGTTGGGCGAGGCTGCGTACCTCGTCGGCCACGACGGCGAAGCCAGAGCCTGCCTCGCCAGCTCGGGCAGCTTCGACAGCGGCGTTGAGGGCGAGTATATTGGTTTGGAAAGCGATTTCGTCGATGGTCTTGATGATGGCGGAGATCTCGTCGCTGGAGGTGCGTATTTCGTTCATCGCTGACTGGAGGCTCACCATCTCCTCGAGAGATTCGTCGACCATGGTGCGGGCGTCCGCCGTGATGGTATTGGCGTCGGCAGCCAGTTTTCCGTTTTCCTGGGTGATGCCGGTGATGTTTCCCAAAATGTCGTTGGTGTGGGAGAGGGAGGTGGATTGCTCGTTGGCGGCTTCGGCCATTGAGACCGAGGCTTGGGAGACCTGGCTGGATGCGGTGGCGACTTCGTCGACGCCGGTGGTGAGCTGCTCTACGGTTTTCCTGAGGGCCTTCGAAGTGCTGGCGGCCAACCAGTAGGAGGCCGCAAGGGTGAGCAAGATGAGACCTGCCGCGGTGCCGAGCAGGAAGAACATCTTCGAACTGCCGGCTGCCGCGATGTTTTGCGAGCTCTGCCGAACGGAGTCGGCGATGTTGTCCTCCACCTCTTTCATCAGATCGATCTTTGCGGTGATGGCGGCGAACCAGTCCTCGGGACGTACCCCGAAGCTACCGGTGTCCGCCTTTTCGAAGGCCAGTTCCTCCCAAGCTGCGACCTGCTCGACCGCGGGACCTCGCACCGTGTCGGCGTAGAATTCCTCGTGTTCCGGGCGAGCGAAGGCGTGGAAGCTGGCGAGGTAGCTCGCTTGGTTCGCGAGTACGGTGCAGTAGCGCTTGTAGAAATCGCCTTGGAACTTGTCGGCGCCGAAGGCGTTGCTCAACACGGCCCGTTCGATGCCCATGTTTTCCTTGGCTCGCAGGAAGTTGCTGTAGCTGACGAGCAAGAGCGAGATTTCGGATTCGTTCGTTAGCTTGGCAGAGGTATCGATGACCTGCAGGAAACTGGTGATTAGGGCGGTATACTGGCTTACGGCTTGGCCGCCCTTGACCTCCAGCTCCAGCACCTTCTGGCGCAGTTGGGGAACGCCGGCCATCCTTTGGGTCGCTTCTCGCAGGGCGGCGTGGAATTCGGGCGGTTGCTTGCTGAACTCGTGGGCGTCGAGGGCGGCTTGCAGGGTTCTTACCGCTTTGTTTGTATCGGAATGCTGGGTACGGATTTCCTGGGAGAACTTCTTTCCCGCGGAGCCGAGGTAGCCAGCCGAACGGCCGCGTTCCTTTTGCCATTCGTGTATCGCTCCGGCAATTACGGTTCCGAGCTCGGTCAATTCCTCGACTGATTCAATTTCGTTTTTCGTCTGGCGAGCGCTTTCCAGGTGGTCGAGGATGGTCACCGCGCTGAAGATCGTCAGTCCGAAAAGGGGAATCATCATGATGGCGATGATGCGTTGCGTGAAGCTGAGTTTATTGAGAAGAGTATTCACGATTCGGTGTACGGGTTGGAGTTTGCCTGCTCCATCGGACTTTACCTAGTCTCCTTGAACGGTGCCTAAGTAGTTGCTTTCCCTTAACTTGAGCCCGAGTGCGCGTGACTACTCGTTTCTATGAAACAAATTCATGAAAAAGGGCGTTTTGATGTGGGATTTCGGTAGACCCACGTAGGAATCGCATGTTTTCGAAGGCAGGGTGGCGTAAAAATCCTGCTATCGAAAAAGCGCAGTTTTTTTTCGGATGGCTGTCTGCTCAAGCTTTGTTCTAGGAATTCACCCCAAGCGTTTCGGCAGGAAACCACCTGCTTTTTTTGGGCCCTACTGGCTGTCTCGAGGCGCGTACATCTTCAGCCGTGAGACTTCCTTTTCGAAAAGGGTCGACGGGTGCTCGTAGAATTCTCGAAAGGCGGCCTGGGAAGCGTCGGGCGAGTTGGCGTAGGGAACGTAGGGGCCGGACCAGTCCGAGTTGATCCAGGTGAGGATCCAGGCGATGTGGCGGGCTTTTTCGCTCTCCAAGATCGGGTGCAGCACGCTTTCGTTCCACCAGTCGGGCTGGACGCTGTGGTAGTCGATGTCCTTGGTGGTTCCGTATCCGGTCTCGGTGAACGCGGCGACTTTTCCGCGGGCGGCGGCGAAGTCTACCGCCTTCTCCAGGTTCGCGACCATGTCCGCTACGCTGAACCAATGAACCGCGGGGTTGCCTTGCCCGTACCCGTCGAAGCCGATCACGTCCACATAGTCGTCCCCAGGGTAGTATTCGAGGGGGAAGGCCTTGTCGGGGGACCAGCAGAAGAGGAGGTGGTCGGAGCGTTCGGACATGTATGCGACGAGGATCTGGAAGGCTTTGCGGTAGGTTTCGGGGCCGCCTTTGAGCCGGCTGCCCCACCAGAACCAATTCCCGTTCATCTCATGGAAAGGACGGAATACGATGGGGAAGCGCAACTCTTCGTTCACGATGCGCAGCACTTCGTCGAGCTCCTGGTAGAACCAGGTGACGTCGCCCTCGCTGTCGTCTCCGTTCACCACGTTGTAGAGAATTTCGGCGTCGCGTTCGTGCCAGCTGTGGCTGTATCCGTATTTCCCCATCCAATGGTAGTCGAAAGTGACGACCGCTCCGGATTCGTAGGCGGTGAGGGCGGCGAGGGTGTGGGCCATGCGCTCGTGCGGTTCCTTGTCGATGAGGTAGTGGAAGTCGGAGCCATGCACGCCCGGGTGGTCGCCTACCACGTCCTTAAGGTCGGACGTAGTGGGATCGTTGATACCCTTCATCTCTCGCTGGTAGCTGAGAGGGAACTCTTGTCCGAACATGATCTTGTCGGTTTCCCAGGCCAAGTAATGCAGGTTGGCCAAGAGGTTGGCCGTTTCTGGCGAGACGCTGGGGTCGACTGCTTGCGGGGCTTTGCTGTCTTGGGCGCAAGCGGTGCATGCGAGCAAGGGCAGGAGCGCGAGGAAGGTGAGGCGAGGTAGGTTCATCAGGCGGGGGTGGTTAAATTATTCGGAGGCGGGAGGGGCGTACACGTTCAGGGCTGCGACTTCGCTTTGGAAAAGGGTGGCTGGGGATTCGTAGAACGCTTTGAAGTCGTCTTTGGCGGCTTGGGGAGATGTGGAGCGAGGGATGTAGGGGCCGGACCAACTTGCATTGATCCAGGTGAGCACCCAAGCAATTTTGCCCGCTTTCTCGTCGGCGACGATGGGGTCTAAGATATGAGTGGTCCACCAGTCGGGATCTCCAGTTTCGAAGGAGCCGCCCCTCGCGTAGCCGGTTTCGGTAAGGGCCGCTACCTTGCCGCGGGCGGCGGCAAAGTCGATCATCTCGGTCAGCTTGCTCAGCGGGCGACCGGGATCGGTGACGTTGTAGATGTCGCGTCCAACGATGTCGACGTAGGCGTCGCCGGGGTAGAATTGCTCGAAGTCCTCCAGGGCCACGTCCGGGCTCCAGCAGAATAGGACGTAGTCGGTGCGTGCGGACAGGTACTCCACCAGCAGGCGATAGGCCTGCCGATATGTGTCGGCCCCGCCTTGCATTTGCCGTCCCCACCAGAACCAATTGCCGTCCATCTCGTGGAAGGGGCGGAAGACGATGGGGAACTGCAGCTCGTCGTTGATGATTGCCAGGATGCGGTCGAGGCTCTCGTAGAACCAAGTGACGTCGCCGCGGGAGTCGTCGTTCCGGACCACGTAGTCGAGCAGCGTATCGTCTTGCGGATGGGCCTTGTAATCGCCGCCGTACTTGCCGGCCCAGTGGTAGTCGAAGGTGACGATGGCCCCGCTCTCGTAGGCCCGCTTGGCGGCGGCGATGTGGAAGTGTTCCTCCCAGGAGCGGTCGATCATGTAGAGGAAGTCGGCGCCGTGGACCCCGGGGTGGTCTCCCACCACGTCCTTGGATTCGGACTGGTCGATGTCTCCGTTGCCGATGTTATCGGTGGAATTGTAGCTGAGAGGAAACTCCTGGCCGAAGGCGAAGCGCTCGGCGTCCCAGCCGAGGCGGTGCAGGTTCTGGAGGAGGTGGCGAGTTTCCTCGGTGACGGTGGAGTCGGCTGGGAAAGGGCCGGCGAGGGGCGCGATCCTCAGGAAAACGGCATCGTCGAGCAGGGTCTCGAAATCGATGCTCCAGCTTCCGTCGCCCCGATCGGACGCGGCGAAGATCGCCACTTGGCCGTCCGCTTGTACGGACCAGGCTCCTTGCTCTTGGTCGAAGGAGAGCGGGTAGGCGGTCCAGCTGCGGAGGTCGTTCGAGAGCTCGAGTGCGTGGCGCAGGCCGGGGCTATCCTCCTGGACGCGGAGTTGAGCACGCAAGGCGGTGGCTTGTTCAGTCGTTACGACCTCTGCTGAATAGGCGAGGACAGGGAAGCTTAAGGCGAACAAGGCGAATGACTTGCGGATAGCGGCGAACATGGGGCACGAGGGAAGGGTGTCGCACCAAAATAGCTTGGATCGCTGCAAATTGGTAGGCGAACGAGCGTACCGAATTAGAGTCAGTTTTACGCTGCGCCGCGACAAGCCCCTTCATCCAGGGAGTCGTTTAGGCGACAAGTTTGCCGTACACGATGTGGTCGTACCAATGGTCATGTACCTTCTCGGCCCGGCGAATGGTACCTTCCATTTCGAACCCGAGCCGTTCGGGGATGGCTCGACTGCGTGCGTTTTTCGCGGCGCAACGAATTTCGAAGCGCTCCAGCTGGTAGTAGTCCTGCCCGACGCGGATGAGATCCTTCACGCATTCGGTCATGATCCCTTTCCCTTGGAAGTCCTGACCGAGCCAGTAGCCAATGTGACCGGAGCGGTTTTGCAGGTCGATGCAGTTGTAGGCGAGCGCTCCCGCCAGGAGCCCGTCGTAGAAGATGCAGGCGTGCAGGGCTTCGGAGAGTACGAACTTGCTGAGCTGCTCGATGATGAAGTCCCTGGTGTCCTGGGGCGTTTTGACCTTGTCGACCCAAGGGAGCCAGGCTTGCAAGTACTCGCGGTTCCGCTGGGTCAAGGCGAACAAGTCGTCCGCGAACTGAGGGACCGTGAGGCAGAGCCGAGAGCTTTCGTTGACTT
Above is a window of Pelagicoccus enzymogenes DNA encoding:
- a CDS encoding glycoside hydrolase family 26 protein, coding for MNLPRLTFLALLPLLACTACAQDSKAPQAVDPSVSPETANLLANLHYLAWETDKIMFGQEFPLSYQREMKGINDPTTSDLKDVVGDHPGVHGSDFHYLIDKEPHERMAHTLAALTAYESGAVVTFDYHWMGKYGYSHSWHERDAEILYNVVNGDDSEGDVTWFYQELDEVLRIVNEELRFPIVFRPFHEMNGNWFWWGSRLKGGPETYRKAFQILVAYMSERSDHLLFCWSPDKAFPLEYYPGDDYVDVIGFDGYGQGNPAVHWFSVADMVANLEKAVDFAAARGKVAAFTETGYGTTKDIDYHSVQPDWWNESVLHPILESEKARHIAWILTWINSDWSGPYVPYANSPDASQAAFREFYEHPSTLFEKEVSRLKMYAPRDSQ
- a CDS encoding glycoside hydrolase family 26 protein translates to MFAAIRKSFALFALSFPVLAYSAEVVTTEQATALRAQLRVQEDSPGLRHALELSNDLRSWTAYPLSFDQEQGAWSVQADGQVAIFAASDRGDGSWSIDFETLLDDAVFLRIAPLAGPFPADSTVTEETRHLLQNLHRLGWDAERFAFGQEFPLSYNSTDNIGNGDIDQSESKDVVGDHPGVHGADFLYMIDRSWEEHFHIAAAKRAYESGAIVTFDYHWAGKYGGDYKAHPQDDTLLDYVVRNDDSRGDVTWFYESLDRILAIINDELQFPIVFRPFHEMDGNWFWWGRQMQGGADTYRQAYRLLVEYLSARTDYVLFCWSPDVALEDFEQFYPGDAYVDIVGRDIYNVTDPGRPLSKLTEMIDFAAARGKVAALTETGYARGGSFETGDPDWWTTHILDPIVADEKAGKIAWVLTWINASWSGPYIPRSTSPQAAKDDFKAFYESPATLFQSEVAALNVYAPPASE
- a CDS encoding type II secretion system F family protein, whose translation is MAAVSDKRLAEWLEQVADGLDAGMQASNAVALAESLPSAASENLEAAFRNGDGWGDSLEYSQLPFSFAELSIMRASELSGRLPSAMRRIAASRREMGKVKRRMLLALAYPVFILHFAAVAFAIPYLVNGDAAAFLVASGMVVVPIWLIALFMFAGAKLFPGAAKAVSRSLPVFSRYRRNWDAGTLCEVLASGFAAGMDVTRSWEIAANGADSPRLYRLANSVVESVSAGGKASEAIAAAGKLAPKGFLQLYKSGEETGNLEENLEAAAKRYFTDAKNQLFLASMLYPKLLLVGIFGYVGYRIVSWVSDYFEELSKINV
- a CDS encoding TlyA family RNA methyltransferase, translated to MSKKKRLDEIVLERGFASSRSEAKALIMTGKVRLGTERLTKAGTKYEEDIEIEVEAGQRFVGRGGEKLLGWIETFGLDFEGCQVLDVGACTGGFTDCALQHGAAGATCVDVGYGQLHMKLRNDERVTNLEKTNARHLTAELLPRADYDRMVMDLSFISLKTVLPCVWPFLREGGILVALVKPQFEVGKAIADKFKGVIRDENARAKAMEDVKRFALEELGGAEYVGEMVSPIKGGDGNVEFLLGLRKGVAEAS
- a CDS encoding NAD(+)/NADH kinase; the protein is MNSIKQLGFVVNGSKSGSQELVDRLAAIASELGIESRRITGFPVPQGSLKGVDACCVVGGDGTFLSAAAEATLRQIPVIGVNRGTLGFLTTYTAEEIESLFPSVLAGEFKVQGRSLLECSAHGDHLDLALNDVVIKAADSSRIIHINVFADDEFVTTYVCDGLIFATPTGSTAYTLSAGGPLMHPDSEAISLTPICPHTLSNRSIIFPSNVKLRIENAKPGQRLLVALDGQRNLNILEESSLGVSVSEKRLQIAQKLDYSHFNVVRHKLKWSGGYAGEA
- a CDS encoding GNAT family N-acetyltransferase, whose amino-acid sequence is MFSRQVNESSRLCLTVPQFADDLFALTQRNREYLQAWLPWVDKVKTPQDTRDFIIEQLSKFVLSEALHACIFYDGLLAGALAYNCIDLQNRSGHIGYWLGQDFQGKGIMTECVKDLIRVGQDYYQLERFEIRCAAKNARSRAIPERLGFEMEGTIRRAEKVHDHWYDHIVYGKLVA